TCATGGTGCTTATACTCCGACGCCGAAGGAGACATGCCATGCGATGGAAGAACCGTCCCGAGGGCTCCAACTGGGGCGACTTCGGCGAAGACGACCAGGTCGGCCGGATGAATCTCGTCACGCCCGAGCGGCGCCTTGCCGCGGTGCGCGAGGTGACCGAGGGCCTGGCCTTCCCGTTGAGCCTGCCGCTCGACTACCCCGGCGGCGGCGACCTGGTGCCCAGCCGGCGCGCGCCGCGCATCGAGGCCACCCGCCGCGCCACCGGCGAGCCGAGCTACAACTTCTGCTTCTCGTGCCAGAACCGTTCGCTCTTCGACGTGGTGTCGGATGACGCGGTAACGATCTGGACGCAGTACTCCTCGCAATGGGATTCCCTTGCCCACTGGGGCCAGGAGTTCGATGCCGACGGCGACGGCACGCCCGAGGTCGTCTACTACAACGGCTGGCGCGGCGGCGAGCATGTGCTCGGTGCCGACCAGGACGGCGGGCCCTTCGCGAAGAAGCTCGGCATGGAGTCGCTGGCCGAGACCGGCGCGCAGGGGCGCGGCGTGATGGTCGATCTCGCGGCCATCCACGGCGAGGAGCCGGCGCAGGTCGGCTACGACGGCCTGATGCGCGCGCTCGAGCGGCAGAAAGCCACGGTCGAGCCCGGCGATTTCCTGTGCCTGTACACCGGCTGGGCCGACCTTGTGCTCGGCATGAACAAGAAGCCCGACTTCGACCGGCTCAAGACATCGTGCGCGGTCCTGGATGGCAAGGACAAGGCACTGCTCGATTGGATCACCGCGAGCGGCCTGGTCGCCATCTGCGCCGACAACCTGGGTGTCGAGGCCGTGGCCAGCGCCGCCTCGGCCGGCGACGGCCCGAAGCATTCGATGATGCCGCTGCACGAGCACTGCATCTTCAAGCTCGGCATCTTCCTGGGCGAGATCTGGTACTTCGGCGAGCTCGGCCCCTGGCTGCGCGCTCACGGCCGCAGCCGCTTTCTTTTGACCGCGCCGCCGCTGCGCCTGCCCGGCCTGGTCGGCTCGCCGCCGATGCCGGTCGGCACCGTCTGACATTCTCAAGGAGCAATCGACATGGAGCAGAAAGAACAACGCGTTGCCGCGGTGACCGGCGCGGCCGGCGGCCTGGGCCTGGGCATCGCGCAGCGCCTGGCGCGCGCCGGCTACCAGGTGATCGCGATCGACCGTGCAAGGCAGGTCGAGGAAGCAGCCGCCGCGCTGCAGGGCCAGGGGCTGAGCGCGCAGGCCGTCGTGCTCGACATCGCCGACGAGGCGGCCGTGAAGAAGATGGTGGCCGACGTCGACGCGCAGTACGGCCGCTTCGACATCCTCGTGAACAACGCCGGCATCCATCCGAAGATCGACGGCGAGCGCAACAGCTTCCTGAAGATGACCACGGCACAGTGGAACGAGGTCCTCGGCGTCAACCTCACGGCCGCCTTCGTGCTCTGCCGCGAAGTCGCACCGCTGATGCGAACGCGCAAGTGGGGCCGCATCGTCAACATGTCCTCGCGCGCGGGCCGCACGCTGGTCGAGACGGCGGGCATCCACTACGCAGCCGCCAAGGCCGGGATGATCGGCATGACGCGCATCATCGCATCCGAAGTGGCGGCCGACGGCATCACCGCCAACTGCATCGCGCCCGGCCGCATCGAATCGCCGATGACCAGCCAGGGCAGCGAGGCCCAGCGCGCCATGCTCGTCGGTCGCATTCCGGTCGGCCGCATCGGCACGCCCGACGAGATCGGCCACGTGGTGGAGTTCCTGGTGTCGGAGGACTCGGGCTACCTGACGGGCACCGTGATCGACGTCAACGGCGGCACCTTCATGTGCTGAGGCCCACCGGCAAGGAAGCTTTCATGAGCAACGACAACGCGAAGAAGCGCGGCGCGCCGCCTCATCATTTCATCGATGACGACTGGCTGGCCCTGCGCAACGAGCCGGTGCTGGAGCCGGACCGCCCGATCGTCGATCCGCATCATCACCTGTGGGACCGGCCGCACCACCGCTACCTGCTGCCCGATCTGCTGGCCGACCTGAACACCGGCCATCACATCCGCGGCACCGTGTTCGCCGAATGCAGCTCGATGTACCGCGCCGACGGCGATCCGCGATTCGCCTGCGTCGGCGAGGTGGAATTCGTCAACGGCATCGCGGCGATGAGCGCGAGCGGCGTCTACGGCCCGGTGCGTGCCTGCGCCGGCATCGTGGGCAAGGTCGACCTGACGATGGGAAGCTTCGCGGCCCAGGTGCTCGAGGCCTGCGTTGCACGTGCACCCGAGCGCTTCCGCGGCATCCGGCACATGGCCGCATGGGACGCGAGCCCCGAGGTCAGCACGCTCCTGCGACCGCCGCCGAGCGACCTGCTGCAGGACGCGAAGTTCCGCGAAGGCTACGCCGTGCTGGGCCGCATGGGACTGAGCTTCGACGCCTGGGTGTACCACCCGCAGCTGCCGCAGCTGATCGACCTGATCGACGCGGTGCCGGCCACGCCGGTGGTGCTGAACCACCTGGGCGGCCGGGCCGGACTCGGCCCCTATGCCGGCAAGCGCGACGAGATCTTCAAGGCATGGAAGACCTCCATCCAGGCACTCGCGAAGCGGCCCAACGTGAGCATCAAGCTCGGCGGCATCGGCATGCGCCTGGGCGGCTTCGACTTCCACGAGCGCGCGCTGCCGCCGACGTCCGAGGAACTGGCCGAGGCCTGGGGCCCGTACGTGCAGACCTGCATCGAGGCCTTCGGCCCCTCGCGCGCGATGTTCGAGAGCAACTTCCCGGTCGACAAGTCCTGCTGCAGCTACCGCGTGATCTGGAACAGCTTCAAGCGCATGGCCGACGGCTTCTCGGAGAGCGAGAAGGCAGACTTGTTCGCCGGCAGTGCCGTGCGCGCCTACCGGCTGCCGGAAGCACTGACGAGGGCCGCGCCATGACCACCCCGCAGGAGCGCGTGGCACTCGTCACAGGCGCAGCCAGCGGGATCGGCCTGGCCATCGCCACGCAGCTGGCAAGGGACGGCTTCAGCACCGTCATGCTCGACCGCTCCAGGGAGGTCGAGCGCATCGCGGCCGGCATCGACGGACGCACGCACGCGATCGTTGCGGACGTGGCCGACGAGGCACAGGTTCGCAGCGCCATGAAGTCGATCGAGGTTGCCCACGGCCGCTGCGACATCCTGGTCAACAACGCCGGCATCCATCCCAAGAAGGGAGGCGGCAAGTTCCCGATCGAGGAAATATCCTCCGCGCAATGGCAGGAGGTGCTGGCCATCAATCTCACGGCGCCATTCCTGTTCTGCCAGCTCGCGCTGCCGCTCATGCGGCGGCGGAAGTGGGGCCGCATCATCAACATCTCGTCGCGCGGCGGACGCACCGCGTCCCCGGTGGCCAGCGCGCACTACGCGGCCACCAAGGCCGGGATGATCGGCTTCACCCGCATCGCCGCCCTGGAAGGCGCCCCGGACGCCATCACCGCGAACTGCGTCGCGCCCGGGCCCATCCTGAGCGCGATGACCGCGGCATCGTCGCCCGAGGTGCGCGCGGCCTTCACGCGCAGCGTGCCGCTGGGGCGCTACGGCGATCCGGAGGAGATCGCGTCGGTGGTCGCCTTCCTGGCCTCGGACGCTTCGTCCTTTGTCACCGGTGCCGTGCTCGACGTCAACGGCGGCACCTTCATGCCCTGAAGGGCACGGGGGCGCCTTCGGCCTTCGCGAACCGGATGTCGCCCAGGTGCCGGCGCCCCAGCGCGGCGTCCATGCTTTCGGATCAGATCGCGCCCATCGAGCAGCCGATCTCTTCCTTGGAGCCGTACAGGGCCTCGAAGTCCGCCATGCGCATCGACGAGTTCAGCACCTGCACCGGGTCGTACTTGTCGGTAATGGTGTCGCGCACCTGCGCCACGACCAGGCGCGTGATGAACTGATGGTCCCACGCCCGGTAGTAACCGGGCACGCCCTCGGGCCGCACGGTTTCGAGGCCTCGCACGATGGCCGCGGGCTCGGCGGATCTTTCCTTCTCCATCGCGGCCAGCAGCATGCGCGTGCAGACCCAGCCCTGCGCACAACTGGCCGACGCGGGGTGCCCGGTCTCCTTCATCACGGCGTCGTTGAGCAGCTTCTCCGCCGCACCGTTCGCGGGATTGTTGAAGTGCCAGTACTTGCCCATGACACCCGAGATTCCCGTCTGCGACCACAGCTCCTCGTCGGCCACCGTGAGGCTACCGAGCGGGATCTTGCCGCGCAGGCCGAACTCGTTGTATTGCTTGAGGAAGGCCGCCAGATCCGTGCCCGAGATGCCGAGCATCACGACGTCAGGCTTGGCCTGGCGGATCTTCAGGATGATGGAGCTGAAATCGGTGGTGCCGACGGCGGCGGCATCCATGCCCAGATCCTGCCCCCCGGCGGCGACGAGTTCGGCCTTCAGCATCTGGTAGGCCTCCTGGCCGTAGGCGTACGCCCCCACGAGGAAGTACCACTTCTTGCCCATGGGCAGCATCTGCTTGGCCAGCAGCCTGGCGTACACCGGCGGCGGCGCGTTGTTGCGGAACACGTAGCGGTTGCAGTTCTTGCCCGTGATCTCGCGCGCCAGCGCCGCGCTGATGATGGTCGGCGTCTTGGCCTGCGCAGCGACCGATGCGATCGCCAGGCCGGCAGCACTGTTGCTGCCGCCGATCACCGCCGCGACCTTGTCTTCCTGGATCAGCTTCTGCATGTTCTGCTGCGCGCCCAGCGGGTTGGGTTCGTCATAGGCGACCAGTTGGATCGGCCGCCCCAGCACCTTGTTGCCGGCCTGCTCGAGCGCCACCTTGATGCCGAGCGAGGTGGCCTCGCCCTGCAGCGCGAAGGGGCCTTGGCGGGGCAGCAGGCTGCCGATCTTCACCGGACTGCCGGCCTGTGAAAACACGAGCCCGGGCGCTGCGAGCGCAGCAGCCGCGGCACCGGCGGTACGCAGCACCTGGCGGCGGTTGAAAGGCGAGGACGCGATGGGTTCCATGTTCGTCTCCTGAGTACGTGGCAAATGAGATTTCAGGCAAGGGCCGAAGCGATCTCCACCGCTTCTTCCCGTCTCGGTTCGACCAGCCCGAGCAGGCGCGCCTGCAGGGACGCGTCCGCCGCCAGTTCGGCCGCGGCGCCTTCGTAGGCAACCCGCCCGTTGACCAGCACCACCGCGCGGTCGACGATCGACAGCACCTGCTCGGCGTGGTGCTCCACCAGCACCATGGCAACGCGGCCGCGCAGCTTCAGGATCGCGGCCATGACCTCGTTGACCACCGCGGGCGCGAGTCCCTCGAAGGGCTCGTCGAGCAGGATCAGGCGGCTGGGTGCGACCAGGGCGCGCGCGATCGCCACCATCTGGCGCTCGCCGCCCGAGATGCTCTCGGCGCGCGACTTCCGGATGGTCGCCAGGCGCGGGAAGAGTTCGAAGACCTCCTCCAGCGGCATGCCGCCCTTGCGCACCGCGATCAGCAGGTTGTCGAGCACGGTGAGATTGGGAAACAGGCGCCGGCCCTCGGGCACCATCCCGATGCCCAGGCGGTTGATCTCGAAAGGCCGCAGCTGCTCGATGGCCTTGCCGTCCCACCGGATCGTGCCCTCGTCCACCGGCAGCATGCCGTAGAGCGCGCGCAGCAGCGTGGTCTTGCCCACGCCGTTGCGGCCGAGCAGCGCCACCGCCTCGCCCTCGCCGACGCGCAGGTCCACGCCGTCGAGGATGCGCCCGCCGCCGTAGCCGGCTGCGAGGCCGCGCGCATCGAGCAGCACCGCCGGCCTCGGCCGCGCGTGGCGCCGCGGCGCGGCCGCCGGCGCCGAGTCGCGCGGAGCGCCGAGGTAGGCCCGGATGACCTCGGGGTCGGCCGCGACCTCGGCGGGCTTGCCGTCCGCGATCAGCCGGCCCTGGTGCAGCACGGTGATGCGGTCGGACAGCGCCAGTACGCGGTCGATGTCGTGTTCGATCAGCACCACCGCATGGGAGCGCGCGAGGGCGCGGATCAGCGCCGCCACGCGGACACGGTCGGCCTCGCCCAATCCCGCCAGCGGCTCGTCGAGCAGCAGCAGGCGCGCCCGCGTCGCCAGCGTGATGCCGATCTCGAGCAGCCGGCGCTCGCCGTGCGACAGGTCGGCGCACAGCTCCCCTGCCCTGGCCGCCAGGCCGACGGCGTCGAGGATCGACCAGGTGCGCTCGTTGGCGGCCGCCGACGCGTGCGCATCGCGCCAGAACGCGTGCCGGTCGGGCTGGGTGGCCTGCACCGCGATGCGGACATTCTCGAACGCCGTCAGGTTGGTGAAGACGCTCACGATCTGGAACGAGCGGGCCAGGCCGAGGCGAATGCGCTTGTGCATCGGCAGTCGCGTGATGTCCTGCCCCAGGAAGCGCACCTCGCCGGCGTCGGGCGCGATCACGCCGCTCAGCATGTTGAAGAAGGTGGTCTTGCCCGCGCCGTTCGGACCGATGAAGCTGTGCAGCGTGCCGGGATGGACGTCGAAGTCGTAGCCAGAGGCCACGGCGAGCGAGCCGAACTTCTTGCTGAGACCGCGCACCGTGAGCAGCGCCTGCGTGCCCTTGCCGCCGACTTCCGTGCCGCCTTCGGCCACATAGGGCGTGATGCGCTCCGGGCGCAGCGGGATGCCCTTGCGCACCAGCGTCCAGCCCTTGCCGCCCCAGGCGCGCCGGATCAGGCCGTGAATGCCCTCGGGCGCTGCCAGCGTCACCAGGATGAGGATCGGCGCGAACACCAGCCACCAGTTGTTGAGGAGCGCGCTCAGCTGGTCTTCGAGCACGATGAACAGGATGGCGCCCCACAGCGCACCGATGAAATGATGCATGCCGCCCAGCACGGTCATGAGCAATGCGTCGGCCGCATGCTCCCAGCTCAGGGGATTGGCATAGACCCCGCGCATGAACAGCGCGAGCATGCCGCCGGCCAGGCCGGTGATCGCGGCGGACAACGTGAAGCCCGCCAGCTTCACGCGGTAGACGTCGTAGCCCAGGCTCGCGGCACGCTGCTCGTTGTCGCGGATGGCCTGGAACAGCCGGCCCAGCGGCGAATGCACCAGGCGCCAGATGAACCACAGCGAGGCCAGCACCAGCAGCACGACGAAGACGTGGAAGCCGAGGGCCGAATCGAGTACCGGGCGCGGCACGCGTTGCAGGCCGTTCTCGCCGCCGGTCAGGTCCGTCCACTTGTAGGCGATCTCGAAGCAGATCTGCGTGCAGGCCAGGCTCAACAGCGAAAAATAGAGCCCCTTGCGCCGCAGGATGAGCGCGCCGACCGGCAGCGCCACCAGCGCGGTGAAAAGCACCGAGAACCCCAGCCCCACGAACTCGTTGACGCTTCCGAACCAGTGCAGCAGCGACAGCGCCGCCGCATAGCTCGCCAGCCCGAAGAACACGGAGCCGCCGAACGGCACCAGGCCCAGATAGCCCACCAGCAGCCCGATGCCCGCGGCATAGAGCACGTAGATGGCGATCTGCGTCACGCGCCCCAGCGGCAGATGCGTGACGAGGGTGAGCAGGCTCATCAGGACCAGCACGGCCGCCACCTGGGCGACCGGATGCCTCCACAGCGCTTTCATCAGAAGTGTTCCCAGTGTTCGCCGAAAAGCCCGCGCGGCCGGACCAGCAGGATGGAGGCCATGAGCAGGTACATGGCCGCGCCCGCGGCCTGCGGATAGAACTGCGTGGTCATGGCCGTGACCAGGCCCACCAGCAGGCCGGCCACCACGGCGCCGCCGTAGGAGCCGAGGCCGCCGATGGTGACGATCACGAACGCGGGCATGATCGCCTGCGCCGACATGCTGGGCGTGACCGACCACAACGGCGCCGCCAGCACCCCGCCGGCGCCCGCCAGCAGGCAGCCCACGCCGAACGCGCCGCTCAGCACCAGCGGCAGGTTGATGCCCAGCATGCCCACCATCTGCGGATCGCGGCTGCCCGCGCGCAGGATGCGGCCGTAGGGCGTGAACGAAAGAAAGGCCCACAGCGCAACCAGGATCGCGACGGTGATGCCCAGCACCGCCACGCGGTAGGTGGTCGTGAGCACCGGCCCGTACTCGATGAAGCCCGACAGCATGGCCGGCGGCGTGAGCGGCTGAGCGCTCGACCCCCAGACCGTGCGGATCACGGCCTCGATGAAGAGCGACAGCGCGAAGGTCAGCACCAGTGTCATCAGCGGGTCCTTGCCGTAGAGCCTGCGCACCAGCACGCGCTCGACCACGATGCCGACGATGCCGACGCCAATGGGCGCGAGCACCACGGCCGGCCAGCCGAAGCGCTGCTGGAGCGTCAGGGCAAAGTACGCGCCGAACGCGAAGAAGGCTCCGTGGGCCACGTTCACGATGCCGAGCAGGCCGAACACGATCGACAACCCGATCGAGATCAGGATGAAGAGGAAGCCCAGCACAAGGCCGTTCACGGTCTGGGAGATGATCGCATCCAGCATTGTTCTAATCTATCATTGGCCCAACCATTCTCCTGCAACGACATCACGCGATGCATGCGGATGAACCCTTGCCGTGGGGCCCGGCTCACTCAGGCGACAGGTTGGCCTCGCGCATGACGCGCGTCCAGATCTGCTGGTCGTTGCGGATCAGTTCGCCGAAGGCGGCGGCATTGCCGGGCTGCGGCGTCATGCCCAGGCCCTTGAGCTTCTCCTGCATGGCCGTCTCGGCCACCGCCATGTTCACGGCCTCGTTGAGCCGCGCCACGATCTCCGCCGGCGTGCCCGCCGGTGCCGCCAGGCCGAACCAGGCCATCACGCTGAAACCGGGCAGCGACTCGGCGATGGCGGGCACCTTCGGCAGCAGTGGGCTGCGCTTGGGCGAGGACACGCCCAGCATGCGCAGCTTGCCGCTGCCCACGAAGGCATTGATCGCATCGGAGGGCGTGGTGATCACCACCTTGACGTCACCCGCCAGCACCGCATTGGTGGCCTGCGACGAGCCCTGGTAGGGAACATAGACCATCTTCAGCCCGGCCATCTGGTTGAAGAGCTCGTTCGCGAGATGCCCCAGCGAGCCGCGGCCGGCGGACGCGTACTCGAGCTCGCCCGGCCGCGCCTTGGCATACGCGATGAGCTCGGCGATGCTCCTGGCGGGGATCACCGGGTTGAGCAGGAAGACCATCGGCGTGGTCGCGATGTTCGCCACGGGCGCGAGATCCTTGATGGCGTCGTAGCCGGCCGTCTTCTGCATCAGCGACGTGGTGACGGTGCTGTTGCCCACCTGCAGCAGCGTGTACCCGTCGGGCGCAGCGTTCTTGACATACTGCGTGCCCATCGTGCCGCTGGCGCCCAGCCGGTTGTCGATGACGATGGGCTGGCCGAGCAGGCGCTGCAGCGGCTCCTGCAGGTTGCGGCACAGCACGTCACCCGTGCCGCCGGCCGCAAAGGGCACGACGATGCGGATCGGCTTGTTCGGGAAGCCCTGCGCACGGGCCATGCCGTACGGCAGACTGGCGAGGGCAGCGGCGCCCATGAGGTGGCGGCGTGAAATCATGGCTTGTCTCCTTGGGGTTCAGACGCAGGATTGCTGCATGGCCCTGTCATTCATTGGTCCGACCATTATGCCTAAAGAAGGACGTACGTCAACAACGAGCGGGTGGCATCCGCGG
Above is a window of Variovorax sp. RA8 DNA encoding:
- a CDS encoding cyclase family protein, which encodes MRWKNRPEGSNWGDFGEDDQVGRMNLVTPERRLAAVREVTEGLAFPLSLPLDYPGGGDLVPSRRAPRIEATRRATGEPSYNFCFSCQNRSLFDVVSDDAVTIWTQYSSQWDSLAHWGQEFDADGDGTPEVVYYNGWRGGEHVLGADQDGGPFAKKLGMESLAETGAQGRGVMVDLAAIHGEEPAQVGYDGLMRALERQKATVEPGDFLCLYTGWADLVLGMNKKPDFDRLKTSCAVLDGKDKALLDWITASGLVAICADNLGVEAVASAASAGDGPKHSMMPLHEHCIFKLGIFLGEIWYFGELGPWLRAHGRSRFLLTAPPLRLPGLVGSPPMPVGTV
- a CDS encoding SDR family oxidoreductase, with translation MEQKEQRVAAVTGAAGGLGLGIAQRLARAGYQVIAIDRARQVEEAAAALQGQGLSAQAVVLDIADEAAVKKMVADVDAQYGRFDILVNNAGIHPKIDGERNSFLKMTTAQWNEVLGVNLTAAFVLCREVAPLMRTRKWGRIVNMSSRAGRTLVETAGIHYAAAKAGMIGMTRIIASEVAADGITANCIAPGRIESPMTSQGSEAQRAMLVGRIPVGRIGTPDEIGHVVEFLVSEDSGYLTGTVIDVNGGTFMC
- a CDS encoding amidohydrolase family protein, which translates into the protein MSNDNAKKRGAPPHHFIDDDWLALRNEPVLEPDRPIVDPHHHLWDRPHHRYLLPDLLADLNTGHHIRGTVFAECSSMYRADGDPRFACVGEVEFVNGIAAMSASGVYGPVRACAGIVGKVDLTMGSFAAQVLEACVARAPERFRGIRHMAAWDASPEVSTLLRPPPSDLLQDAKFREGYAVLGRMGLSFDAWVYHPQLPQLIDLIDAVPATPVVLNHLGGRAGLGPYAGKRDEIFKAWKTSIQALAKRPNVSIKLGGIGMRLGGFDFHERALPPTSEELAEAWGPYVQTCIEAFGPSRAMFESNFPVDKSCCSYRVIWNSFKRMADGFSESEKADLFAGSAVRAYRLPEALTRAAP
- a CDS encoding SDR family oxidoreductase, which encodes MTTPQERVALVTGAASGIGLAIATQLARDGFSTVMLDRSREVERIAAGIDGRTHAIVADVADEAQVRSAMKSIEVAHGRCDILVNNAGIHPKKGGGKFPIEEISSAQWQEVLAINLTAPFLFCQLALPLMRRRKWGRIINISSRGGRTASPVASAHYAATKAGMIGFTRIAALEGAPDAITANCVAPGPILSAMTAASSPEVRAAFTRSVPLGRYGDPEEIASVVAFLASDASSFVTGAVLDVNGGTFMP
- a CDS encoding ABC transporter substrate-binding protein, with amino-acid sequence MEPIASSPFNRRQVLRTAGAAAAALAAPGLVFSQAGSPVKIGSLLPRQGPFALQGEATSLGIKVALEQAGNKVLGRPIQLVAYDEPNPLGAQQNMQKLIQEDKVAAVIGGSNSAAGLAIASVAAQAKTPTIISAALAREITGKNCNRYVFRNNAPPPVYARLLAKQMLPMGKKWYFLVGAYAYGQEAYQMLKAELVAAGGQDLGMDAAAVGTTDFSSIILKIRQAKPDVVMLGISGTDLAAFLKQYNEFGLRGKIPLGSLTVADEELWSQTGISGVMGKYWHFNNPANGAAEKLLNDAVMKETGHPASASCAQGWVCTRMLLAAMEKERSAEPAAIVRGLETVRPEGVPGYYRAWDHQFITRLVVAQVRDTITDKYDPVQVLNSSMRMADFEALYGSKEEIGCSMGAI
- a CDS encoding branched-chain amino acid ABC transporter ATP-binding protein/permease; this encodes MKALWRHPVAQVAAVLVLMSLLTLVTHLPLGRVTQIAIYVLYAAGIGLLVGYLGLVPFGGSVFFGLASYAAALSLLHWFGSVNEFVGLGFSVLFTALVALPVGALILRRKGLYFSLLSLACTQICFEIAYKWTDLTGGENGLQRVPRPVLDSALGFHVFVVLLVLASLWFIWRLVHSPLGRLFQAIRDNEQRAASLGYDVYRVKLAGFTLSAAITGLAGGMLALFMRGVYANPLSWEHAADALLMTVLGGMHHFIGALWGAILFIVLEDQLSALLNNWWLVFAPILILVTLAAPEGIHGLIRRAWGGKGWTLVRKGIPLRPERITPYVAEGGTEVGGKGTQALLTVRGLSKKFGSLAVASGYDFDVHPGTLHSFIGPNGAGKTTFFNMLSGVIAPDAGEVRFLGQDITRLPMHKRIRLGLARSFQIVSVFTNLTAFENVRIAVQATQPDRHAFWRDAHASAAANERTWSILDAVGLAARAGELCADLSHGERRLLEIGITLATRARLLLLDEPLAGLGEADRVRVAALIRALARSHAVVLIEHDIDRVLALSDRITVLHQGRLIADGKPAEVAADPEVIRAYLGAPRDSAPAAAPRRHARPRPAVLLDARGLAAGYGGGRILDGVDLRVGEGEAVALLGRNGVGKTTLLRALYGMLPVDEGTIRWDGKAIEQLRPFEINRLGIGMVPEGRRLFPNLTVLDNLLIAVRKGGMPLEEVFELFPRLATIRKSRAESISGGERQMVAIARALVAPSRLILLDEPFEGLAPAVVNEVMAAILKLRGRVAMVLVEHHAEQVLSIVDRAVVLVNGRVAYEGAAAELAADASLQARLLGLVEPRREEAVEIASALA
- a CDS encoding branched-chain amino acid ABC transporter permease; translation: MLDAIISQTVNGLVLGFLFILISIGLSIVFGLLGIVNVAHGAFFAFGAYFALTLQQRFGWPAVVLAPIGVGIVGIVVERVLVRRLYGKDPLMTLVLTFALSLFIEAVIRTVWGSSAQPLTPPAMLSGFIEYGPVLTTTYRVAVLGITVAILVALWAFLSFTPYGRILRAGSRDPQMVGMLGINLPLVLSGAFGVGCLLAGAGGVLAAPLWSVTPSMSAQAIMPAFVIVTIGGLGSYGGAVVAGLLVGLVTAMTTQFYPQAAGAAMYLLMASILLVRPRGLFGEHWEHF
- a CDS encoding Bug family tripartite tricarboxylate transporter substrate binding protein, which encodes MISRRHLMGAAALASLPYGMARAQGFPNKPIRIVVPFAAGGTGDVLCRNLQEPLQRLLGQPIVIDNRLGASGTMGTQYVKNAAPDGYTLLQVGNSTVTTSLMQKTAGYDAIKDLAPVANIATTPMVFLLNPVIPARSIAELIAYAKARPGELEYASAGRGSLGHLANELFNQMAGLKMVYVPYQGSSQATNAVLAGDVKVVITTPSDAINAFVGSGKLRMLGVSSPKRSPLLPKVPAIAESLPGFSVMAWFGLAAPAGTPAEIVARLNEAVNMAVAETAMQEKLKGLGMTPQPGNAAAFGELIRNDQQIWTRVMREANLSPE